One stretch of Campylobacter sp. CCS1377 DNA includes these proteins:
- a CDS encoding fumarylacetoacetate hydrolase family protein — protein sequence MKFVNFLLEDKATLGVLNSNDEVVVLRDLGIDAKDMNELILNYEKFAPKLLDLQKQKGIKISKDQFLAPIIQPLQDIICLGINFLDHAKESAKFKGEQFEEREYPVYFGKRCNGASAPYAEIPLHEDVTSQLDYECELAFVLSKDAYKIKASEAEDYIFGYTIINEISARELQKRHKQFYRAKSLEGSTVMGPYLVSKDEISYPPKLNLQSFVNGELRQNSNTKFFIFDIAYVLEELSAGMRLKAGSIISMGTPSGVGMGLNPPMFLKEGDEVCCAIENIGELCNKIKSFA from the coding sequence ATGAAATTTGTTAATTTTCTTCTAGAAGATAAGGCGACTTTGGGTGTGTTAAATTCAAATGATGAGGTTGTGGTTTTAAGGGATTTAGGTATTGATGCAAAAGATATGAATGAGTTGATTTTAAATTATGAAAAATTTGCTCCAAAATTACTTGATTTACAAAAACAAAAGGGTATAAAAATTTCAAAAGATCAGTTTTTAGCACCTATCATTCAGCCTTTGCAAGATATTATTTGTTTGGGTATTAATTTTTTAGATCACGCAAAAGAGTCTGCCAAATTTAAAGGCGAACAATTTGAAGAAAGAGAATATCCTGTGTATTTTGGCAAGCGTTGTAATGGCGCGAGTGCTCCTTATGCGGAAATTCCTTTGCATGAAGATGTGACTTCACAACTTGATTATGAATGCGAGCTAGCTTTTGTTTTAAGTAAAGATGCGTATAAGATTAAAGCAAGCGAAGCTGAAGATTATATCTTTGGTTATACTATTATTAATGAAATTTCAGCAAGAGAGCTACAAAAACGACACAAGCAGTTTTATCGCGCTAAAAGTTTAGAAGGAAGTACGGTAATGGGTCCTTATTTGGTGAGCAAAGATGAGATTTCTTATCCACCAAAGCTGAATTTGCAAAGTTTTGTAAATGGCGAACTAAGACAAAATTCAAATACTAAATTTTTTATTTTTGATATCGCTTATGTTTTGGAAGAATTAAGTGCAGGTATGCGTTTAAAGGCAGGGAGTATTATTTCTATGGGAACGCCTAGCGGTGTAGGTATGGGGCTTAATCCGCCTATGTTTTTAAAAGAAGGTGATGAAGTGTGTTGTGCGATAGAAAATATTGGTGAGCTTTGTAATAAAATTAAATCATTTGCCTAG
- a CDS encoding MG2 domain-containing protein, with the protein MFKKILMSCFMLLFLFACSDNKSFSNKKPPLEQGVRAKSDGLIKHSEAIFVEFDKAIVDFDEMIIDGKINSKDEKISLLKTSDSSFLLNFNSLEANKDYKIEFNYKDIPIVLNFKTDFIENFTYKSEFEGDDEKIYLDFVYDFGFKHSNWDFEDKTQEGLKITLDGKELPFKKLDKFHLITDNIKLLDKTRELVLTYDEKIMGFKESKIFKFQVPSKQSNSDFRLISAEKKEQIITLKFSKDLDENQNFKEFIRIFPDINFKAYSVGKELKISANFALGKTYDIAISKGLKSVQGLVNNGEKTSIAFEKDLEPSLSFASNGVFLANKADHKIYIKSRNIKKVSVEVSQIFSNNLGEYLRYKELSGLKQDNSRQIWESPDSFYYIGKQVLSKTIDIQSQKNTWVNTEIDLKELKKLSGVFAINVYVKDGEFDYEFNQNDDKYYEIREKTNIKKNIIFSSIALSAQKLNNELIIHARDFGSNESLSGVKIELIDRRNQNIKTMDTNFGGDAKFTLNDSNEILYILASKGDNASILKLNSPLSTDGYEVGGLQEDGAIKAFVYTDRGVYRPGDSIHLSVVARSDKKPIKHPIYLTFYNPKGQKIISEKAIKNTNDIFYEKINTDKNDINGIYTAEFKIAGTYFTKDILLQSVVPNRIKVTLNADENTTKDRLAYALSAGYLFGAAGSNLKYQNKIYFSPKIYSNPKYKNYIFKNPTSRYAMDLSSENEGVLDENGRANIKTSLPKELQSAQGLNYNARIVSEVFENGGRAVGSVKDVNINYYDYFVGLKALDNDYVSSGSKIEFWVIASDLGHNLLSNKKIKYKIYHNKYSWWWDYDNYNEFLRSIKQDKSTQIVASGELVTQKDPVKIEFDAADYYGEMFIEIIDEESGVSAGQNFYVSAWGEPSRVDVVSNLKIKSDKTNYKVGENAKIEFESTKNAKALITLSNNSKILERFIVDTKDQSTSVEFNMKKEYTPNVYVSVSLFQDYESLDNDRALRLFGVVPLNVIDEDTKLDLEVKTPEKILPNSEFEVQIQSKNHKAYNYTIAIVDEGLLDLTDFKTPDIWGYFYAKRGFSLKTYDTYNQIIPKFTGGDMLASNREQKNRDDNAQRFKPVVFFNAPAKSDDKGFASLKFKMPSYMGSVRVMVVANSNNSFSSAQKTIQVSAPVVMLETLPRTLKVGDDFTILAELFKTQKEINEASLSVKSKNKLIHLPQSNFKVNFDAKTQQEIAIEANVSKDSVGMDILDFELKTKDYSFKNSIEIDIKPINPYTYESQKFLVRAGESKEFSIDKSYLKGTSTALLKISPTPIINLDKRLKYLINYPYGCIEQTTSAVLPQLFIDKFSTNFDKQKAINNINAAIERYVNFQTADGGFAYWQGDEKSSLWGSNYAGMFLILAKENGYFVPDSMYERWLKYEQNFVQNSANANYVMDIKANSLYLLAMAKRPNISEMNLLYDNLNVLSTEAKWQLAAAYKLAGVEDIAKKIASQISTTPDSKYSYYTYGSVLRDRAIIANAYRQIYGKNNEELLQKISDTLESKDYLSTQSTGYALYALALGINLGNASENFMDANLKLNEENHILNQNQIQIFSFKDKKAVLNAKKDTFVSFGIEGVRMDENTPFSNKIILERTFYDEKGGEISPSQIKSGQTFYMRISASLSQEAGFVSNVALTQILPSGWEVSNTILDDNAPSFFKNSPLDFIDVRDDKIMWFFSLNKNQTRAFFVKLNAVTPGAYTLSGAYAEAMYDDTYKALSQSEKVFVIK; encoded by the coding sequence ATGTTTAAGAAAATTTTAATGAGCTGTTTTATGCTTTTGTTTTTGTTTGCTTGTTCGGACAATAAATCATTTTCTAACAAAAAACCACCACTTGAACAAGGAGTAAGGGCAAAGAGTGATGGTTTAATTAAGCATTCAGAAGCCATTTTTGTGGAATTTGATAAAGCTATTGTAGATTTTGATGAAATGATTATTGATGGAAAAATCAATTCTAAAGATGAAAAAATTTCACTTCTAAAAACTTCAGATTCAAGTTTTTTGCTGAATTTTAATTCTTTGGAGGCCAATAAAGATTATAAAATAGAATTTAATTATAAAGATATACCTATAGTTTTAAATTTTAAAACAGATTTTATAGAAAATTTTACTTATAAGTCGGAATTTGAGGGCGATGATGAAAAAATTTATTTGGATTTTGTTTATGATTTTGGCTTTAAACATAGTAATTGGGATTTTGAAGATAAAACACAAGAGGGTTTGAAAATTACTTTAGATGGAAAGGAATTGCCATTTAAGAAGCTTGATAAATTTCATTTAATTACTGATAATATTAAGCTTTTGGATAAAACTCGAGAGCTTGTTTTAACTTATGATGAAAAAATTATGGGTTTTAAAGAGTCAAAAATTTTTAAATTTCAAGTTCCTAGCAAACAAAGCAATAGTGATTTTAGACTTATTAGTGCAGAAAAAAAAGAACAAATCATTACTCTAAAATTTTCTAAAGACTTAGATGAAAACCAAAATTTTAAAGAATTTATCCGCATCTTTCCAGATATTAATTTTAAGGCTTATAGCGTTGGAAAAGAGCTTAAAATTTCGGCCAATTTTGCTTTAGGAAAAACCTATGATATAGCGATTTCTAAAGGTTTGAAATCAGTTCAAGGTTTAGTGAATAATGGAGAAAAAACAAGCATTGCTTTCGAAAAAGATTTAGAGCCAAGTTTGAGTTTTGCAAGCAATGGGGTATTTTTAGCCAATAAAGCAGATCATAAAATTTACATCAAATCGCGAAATATTAAAAAAGTAAGTGTTGAAGTATCGCAGATTTTTTCTAATAATTTGGGAGAATATTTGCGCTATAAGGAATTATCAGGTTTAAAACAAGATAATTCCAGACAAATTTGGGAAAGCCCTGATAGTTTTTATTATATAGGCAAACAAGTTTTATCTAAAACAATAGACATACAAAGTCAAAAAAATACTTGGGTAAATACTGAAATTGACTTGAAAGAGTTAAAAAAATTAAGTGGTGTTTTTGCTATCAATGTTTATGTAAAAGATGGTGAGTTTGACTATGAATTTAATCAAAATGATGATAAATATTATGAAATCAGAGAAAAAACTAATATTAAGAAAAATATCATTTTTTCTAGTATTGCCTTAAGTGCTCAAAAATTAAATAATGAATTAATTATCCATGCAAGAGATTTTGGTTCAAATGAATCTTTAAGTGGTGTTAAAATCGAGCTTATAGATAGACGCAATCAAAATATTAAAACTATGGATACAAATTTTGGTGGAGATGCTAAATTTACGCTTAATGATAGCAATGAAATTTTGTATATTTTAGCTAGCAAAGGTGATAATGCAAGTATTTTAAAACTCAACAGTCCTTTGTCTACAGATGGTTATGAAGTTGGAGGTTTGCAAGAAGATGGTGCAATTAAAGCTTTTGTCTATACAGACAGAGGGGTTTATAGACCAGGTGATAGTATTCATTTAAGTGTGGTTGCAAGATCAGATAAGAAACCTATAAAACACCCAATTTATTTGACTTTTTATAATCCAAAAGGACAAAAAATTATTAGCGAAAAAGCTATAAAAAATACCAATGATATTTTTTATGAAAAAATTAATACAGATAAAAATGATATTAATGGAATTTATACAGCAGAGTTTAAAATTGCTGGCACATATTTTACTAAAGATATTTTGCTTCAAAGCGTAGTGCCAAATCGCATTAAAGTTACATTAAATGCCGATGAAAACACTACAAAAGATAGACTAGCTTACGCGCTTAGCGCTGGTTATCTTTTTGGTGCCGCGGGTTCAAATTTAAAATATCAAAATAAAATTTATTTTTCACCTAAAATTTATAGCAATCCAAAATATAAAAATTATATTTTCAAAAATCCTACTTCGCGTTATGCTATGGATTTAAGTAGTGAAAATGAAGGTGTGCTTGATGAAAATGGCAGGGCTAACATTAAAACGAGTCTTCCCAAAGAGCTTCAAAGCGCGCAAGGTTTAAATTACAACGCACGCATTGTGAGTGAAGTTTTTGAAAATGGCGGACGAGCGGTTGGAAGTGTTAAAGATGTAAATATTAATTATTATGATTATTTTGTAGGACTAAAAGCTTTGGATAATGACTATGTAAGCTCTGGTTCTAAAATAGAATTTTGGGTTATTGCGAGCGATCTAGGACATAATTTACTTAGCAATAAAAAAATAAAATATAAAATTTATCACAATAAGTATTCTTGGTGGTGGGATTATGATAATTATAATGAATTTTTGCGTTCCATTAAACAAGATAAATCCACGCAAATTGTTGCCAGTGGAGAGCTTGTGACTCAAAAAGATCCTGTGAAAATAGAATTTGATGCGGCAGATTATTATGGCGAGATGTTTATAGAAATTATTGATGAAGAAAGTGGTGTAAGTGCAGGACAAAATTTTTATGTCAGTGCGTGGGGCGAGCCAAGTCGTGTTGATGTGGTGAGTAATTTAAAAATCAAAAGCGATAAGACAAATTATAAAGTTGGCGAGAATGCAAAAATAGAATTTGAAAGCACTAAAAATGCTAAAGCTTTGATAACTTTGAGTAATAATTCTAAAATTCTCGAACGCTTTATAGTGGATACTAAAGATCAAAGCACCAGTGTTGAATTTAATATGAAAAAAGAATACACCCCAAATGTTTATGTAAGCGTGAGCTTGTTTCAAGATTATGAAAGTTTAGATAATGATCGCGCTTTAAGACTTTTTGGTGTTGTACCTTTAAATGTTATTGATGAGGATACTAAGCTTGATTTAGAAGTCAAGACACCTGAAAAAATCTTGCCAAATAGCGAATTTGAAGTGCAAATTCAAAGCAAAAACCACAAGGCTTATAATTATACTATTGCTATAGTTGATGAGGGGCTTTTGGATTTAACTGATTTTAAGACCCCTGATATTTGGGGATATTTTTACGCTAAAAGAGGATTTAGCTTAAAAACTTACGATACTTATAACCAAATCATTCCTAAATTTACTGGCGGAGATATGCTAGCATCTAATAGGGAACAAAAAAACCGCGATGATAATGCGCAACGCTTTAAGCCTGTTGTGTTTTTTAATGCTCCTGCAAAGAGCGATGATAAAGGCTTTGCGAGCTTAAAATTTAAAATGCCTTCATATATGGGTTCTGTGCGTGTGATGGTGGTTGCAAATTCAAATAACAGTTTTTCTTCAGCCCAAAAAACTATCCAAGTAAGTGCTCCTGTTGTTATGCTTGAAACCTTGCCGAGGACTTTGAAAGTTGGAGATGATTTTACAATTTTAGCGGAGCTTTTTAAAACACAAAAAGAGATTAATGAAGCGAGTTTAAGCGTAAAAAGTAAAAATAAACTTATACATTTACCGCAGTCAAATTTTAAAGTCAATTTTGATGCCAAAACTCAGCAAGAAATCGCCATAGAAGCGAATGTAAGCAAAGATAGTGTTGGAATGGATATTTTGGATTTTGAATTAAAAACGAAAGATTATAGTTTTAAAAATAGCATTGAAATTGATATTAAACCGATCAATCCCTACACTTATGAAAGCCAAAAATTTTTAGTTAGGGCTGGAGAGAGCAAGGAATTTAGCATTGATAAGTCTTATTTAAAGGGCACAAGTACAGCGCTTTTAAAAATTTCTCCTACGCCAATCATTAACTTAGATAAGCGTTTAAAATACTTGATTAATTATCCTTATGGTTGTATAGAACAAACAACTTCAGCGGTTTTGCCACAGCTTTTTATCGATAAATTTAGTACCAATTTTGATAAACAAAAGGCAATTAACAATATCAACGCAGCCATAGAGCGTTATGTGAATTTTCAGACGGCTGATGGCGGTTTTGCTTATTGGCAAGGAGATGAGAAAAGCAGTCTTTGGGGAAGTAATTATGCGGGGATGTTTTTAATTTTAGCTAAAGAAAATGGTTATTTTGTGCCTGATTCCATGTATGAAAGATGGCTAAAATATGAGCAAAATTTTGTCCAAAATAGTGCAAATGCGAATTATGTAATGGATATTAAGGCCAATTCATTATATCTTTTAGCTATGGCAAAAAGACCAAATATCAGCGAGATGAATTTGCTTTATGATAATTTAAATGTCCTTAGCACCGAAGCTAAATGGCAATTAGCCGCGGCATATAAACTTGCAGGAGTTGAAGATATTGCTAAAAAAATAGCGAGTCAAATTTCAACTACGCCAGATTCAAAGTATTCTTATTATACTTATGGCTCGGTGCTTAGAGATAGGGCTATTATCGCAAATGCGTATAGGCAAATTTATGGTAAAAATAATGAAGAATTGCTTCAAAAAATCAGCGATACTTTAGAATCCAAAGATTATCTTTCTACCCAAAGCACAGGTTATGCGCTTTATGCTTTGGCTTTGGGGATAAATTTAGGCAATGCAAGTGAGAATTTTATGGATGCAAATTTAAAATTAAATGAAGAAAATCATATTCTTAATCAAAATCAAATACAAATTTTTTCATTTAAAGATAAAAAAGCAGTGCTAAATGCAAAGAAAGATACCTTTGTAAGTTTTGGTATTGAAGGGGTGAGAATGGATGAAAATACTCCATTTAGCAATAAAATTATCTTAGAACGCACTTTCTATGATGAAAAAGGTGGAGAAATAAGCCCTAGTCAAATCAAATCCGGCCAAACTTTTTATATGAGAATTTCGGCAAGTTTAAGCCAAGAGGCGGGTTTTGTTTCTAATGTTGCTTTAACGCAAATTTTGCCAAGTGGCTGGGAAGTAAGCAATACGATTTTAGATGATAATGCTCCAAGTTTTTTTAAGAATTCTCCGCTTGATTTTATTGATGTTAGAGATGATAAAATTATGTGGTTTTTTAGCTTGAATAAAAACCAAACACGAGCTTTTTTTGTTAAATTAAATGCTGTAACTCCAGGTGCTTATACTTTGAGTGGCGCTTATGCTGAAGCAATGTATGATGATACTTATAAGGCTTTAAGTCAGAGCGAAAAAGTTTTTGTGATTAAATGA
- the pbpC gene encoding penicillin-binding protein 1C has product MKIALKIVLFLGLLIFIYGAFVYFSFDAKKFLQTFEQRYSKVLYDKNEELLSVFLNNEEQWHIKAKFIPERLKIAVINYEDKNFYSHYGVDFLALMRAFVSNFNSAQRSGASTLSMQTIKLNTRAKRTYFNKFNEIIQSFALEQAFGKDEILRFYLSNAPYGGNLVGFEAAILFYFNKSAKNLTWSEAALLAILPNQPGLINLEKNKTLLLNKRNALLTKLYERKFIPKDLYELSLKEPLPNFKPRKNIAPHLALKLLDENKKELISSIDKKIQMKFEAKASEFSKSLQQKGILNLGIILADTKTRKVLAYVGSQDFYDIKNLGQINANVAKRSVGSILKPFLYALSMDEGLISSKSILLDVPIFFSNFNPQNANKKYYGLIQADKALQKSLNVPFVSLLQDYGYEKFFYKLRAFIGFEEENFQNYGLSFILGTKEQSLEEMTKLYLGLANYGELADLSFLRDENLSNVKTMFSKGSAYLTLKALKQVQRVGLENFNPNKIISYKTGTSYGRKDAWAMGATPKYTLGVWVGNFSGEANANLYGVSIAGDLLFELLGLLDDVEVDFTLPNDLINIKLDSVTKYRYDETLGGAYINALYPKDAKILQTSPYLRKIYEFNGKEVDSKDENFKEAKAVVRLDLPLYALNFLYQENIKLQSRKNLKILYPKNDLKVILAKDFDGKKGLVIRIANLKNEKVFWYLNQKLIYEGNKNNQILNLDKGKYTLLIIGEESGDNDEIEFEVK; this is encoded by the coding sequence ATCAAAATTGCCCTAAAAATCGTTTTATTTTTAGGGCTTTTAATTTTTATTTATGGAGCTTTTGTTTATTTTAGTTTTGATGCTAAGAAATTTTTGCAAACTTTTGAGCAAAGATACAGCAAGGTTTTATATGATAAAAATGAAGAGCTTTTGAGTGTTTTTTTGAATAATGAAGAGCAATGGCATATTAAGGCTAAATTTATTCCAGAGCGTTTAAAAATCGCGGTGATTAATTATGAAGATAAAAATTTTTATTCCCATTATGGAGTGGATTTTTTAGCCCTAATGCGTGCTTTTGTGAGTAATTTTAATTCTGCTCAAAGAAGTGGTGCAAGTACTCTTAGTATGCAAACTATCAAGCTTAATACAAGGGCTAAAAGGACTTATTTTAATAAATTTAATGAAATCATTCAAAGTTTTGCACTTGAGCAAGCTTTTGGCAAAGATGAGATTTTAAGATTTTATCTTAGTAATGCACCTTATGGTGGAAATTTGGTTGGCTTTGAAGCGGCAATTTTGTTTTATTTTAATAAAAGTGCAAAAAACCTTACTTGGTCAGAAGCTGCTTTGCTTGCGATTTTGCCTAATCAACCAGGTCTTATTAATTTAGAAAAAAACAAAACCTTGCTTTTAAATAAACGCAATGCACTTTTAACAAAACTTTATGAAAGAAAATTCATTCCAAAAGATCTTTATGAGCTTTCATTAAAAGAACCTTTGCCAAATTTTAAGCCACGCAAAAATATCGCACCCCATTTAGCCCTAAAACTCTTAGATGAAAATAAAAAAGAACTTATCTCTAGCATAGATAAAAAAATTCAAATGAAATTTGAAGCCAAAGCGAGTGAATTTTCTAAAAGCTTACAGCAAAAAGGAATTTTAAATTTAGGCATTATTTTAGCCGATACAAAAACGCGTAAAGTATTGGCTTATGTTGGCTCACAGGATTTTTATGATATAAAAAATTTGGGGCAGATTAATGCAAATGTAGCAAAACGCAGTGTGGGTTCGATTTTAAAACCTTTTTTATATGCTTTGAGTATGGATGAGGGTTTGATAAGTTCTAAATCTATACTTTTAGATGTCCCAATCTTTTTTTCTAATTTTAATCCCCAAAATGCCAACAAAAAATACTACGGTCTAATACAAGCCGATAAAGCCTTGCAAAAATCTTTAAATGTCCCTTTTGTGTCGCTTTTACAAGATTATGGTTATGAAAAATTTTTTTATAAATTAAGAGCTTTTATTGGTTTTGAAGAAGAAAATTTTCAAAATTATGGTTTGTCTTTTATTTTAGGCACAAAAGAACAAAGTCTTGAAGAGATGACTAAGCTTTATTTGGGCTTGGCAAATTATGGAGAATTAGCGGATTTATCTTTTTTAAGAGATGAAAATTTAAGCAACGTCAAAACCATGTTTTCTAAAGGCAGTGCTTATCTGACTTTAAAAGCCTTAAAACAAGTGCAAAGAGTAGGTTTAGAGAATTTTAACCCCAATAAAATTATTTCTTATAAAACTGGGACAAGTTATGGTAGAAAAGATGCTTGGGCTATGGGTGCAACGCCAAAATACACGCTAGGTGTTTGGGTTGGAAATTTTAGCGGAGAGGCTAATGCAAATTTATATGGAGTGAGCATTGCTGGAGATTTGCTTTTTGAGCTTTTGGGGCTTTTAGACGATGTGGAAGTTGATTTTACGCTGCCAAATGATTTAATCAATATAAAGCTGGATAGTGTTACAAAATATCGTTACGATGAAACTTTAGGCGGAGCTTATATAAATGCACTTTATCCTAAGGATGCTAAAATTTTGCAAACTTCGCCCTATCTTAGAAAAATTTATGAATTTAACGGCAAGGAAGTGGATTCAAAAGATGAAAATTTTAAAGAAGCAAAAGCAGTTGTAAGACTTGATTTGCCTTTGTATGCTTTGAATTTTTTATATCAAGAAAATATCAAATTGCAAAGTAGAAAAAATCTTAAAATTCTTTATCCAAAAAATGATTTAAAAGTAATTTTAGCTAAAGACTTTGATGGAAAAAAAGGACTCGTGATAAGAATAGCGAATTTAAAAAACGAAAAGGTTTTTTGGTATTTAAATCAAAAATTAATTTATGAAGGCAATAAAAATAATCAAATTTTAAATTTAGACAAAGGAAAATATACCCTTTTGATTATAGGTGAAGAATCAGGCGATAATGATGAGATTGAATTTGAAGTTAAATAA
- a CDS encoding YcfL family protein: MLKVVSIILVLFFAWGCSTATYTQKESQKYVMGKYPRSIVKSVKSRVNKNGLLEFELVMQSSNMVTLDYKVNWLDAEGFILKTALDENYRRLILNPNQEFVLRKVAVDPCIKDFRIHLNTIQIYNDNTRKY, encoded by the coding sequence ATGCTAAAAGTTGTAAGTATTATTTTGGTACTATTTTTTGCTTGGGGTTGTAGTACGGCAACTTACACGCAAAAAGAAAGTCAAAAATATGTAATGGGAAAATATCCTAGAAGTATAGTTAAAAGCGTAAAAAGCAGGGTAAATAAAAATGGTTTGCTTGAATTTGAACTTGTGATGCAAAGTTCTAATATGGTTACTTTAGATTATAAAGTAAATTGGCTTGATGCTGAAGGATTTATTTTAAAAACAGCTTTAGATGAGAATTATCGCAGACTTATTTTAAATCCTAATCAAGAATTTGTTTTAAGAAAAGTAGCCGTAGATCCTTGTATAAAAGATTTTAGAATTCATCTAAATACAATACAAATTTATAACGACAATACTCGAAAATATTAA
- the lpoB gene encoding penicillin-binding protein activator LpoB, which produces MAFAASLVLVLGACTKPVYTDGTAAQVKQGDALTLGLDREDFEKTAETMISSMLSDPAFANIKPGQRKVIAMGRVVNDTPQRIDTEKLTAKITTALRRSGKFVLTSAVAAGGALDSMSEDVRELRDNEEFNQKTIAKKGTLVSPDFSLAGKIRQDNVKLSNGKTQVEYFFLLRLTDLNSGLVYWEDEQTINKTGSDKSVTW; this is translated from the coding sequence ATGGCTTTTGCTGCTAGTTTGGTTTTGGTGCTTGGCGCTTGTACTAAACCGGTTTATACTGATGGGACAGCTGCGCAAGTAAAACAAGGCGATGCGCTTACCTTAGGTTTGGATAGGGAAGATTTTGAAAAAACAGCTGAAACTATGATCAGTAGTATGCTTAGCGATCCAGCTTTTGCAAATATCAAACCAGGTCAAAGAAAAGTGATTGCTATGGGAAGAGTTGTTAATGATACTCCACAAAGAATCGACACTGAAAAATTAACAGCAAAAATCACCACGGCCCTAAGACGCTCAGGAAAATTTGTGCTTACTTCAGCAGTTGCAGCAGGCGGTGCACTTGATAGTATGAGCGAAGATGTAAGAGAATTAAGAGATAACGAAGAGTTTAATCAAAAAACCATAGCTAAAAAAGGTACACTTGTATCTCCTGATTTTTCACTTGCGGGTAAAATCAGGCAAGATAATGTAAAACTTAGCAATGGCAAAACCCAAGTTGAATACTTCTTTTTATTAAGACTTACGGATTTAAATTCGGGTCTTGTGTATTGGGAAGATGAGCAAACTATTAATAAAACAGGTTCTGATAAATCAGTGACTTGGTAA
- a CDS encoding DUF6844 domain-containing protein: MKKLLFIASLVAASLLYAQGSKPIEISQQDINTQNEMSDASTKDITPKSLDDFFEEFADNYDIEYGITKDGKTFYTGKSTVAVSDNDPQFAQALQNAYQKAMLNLQTEFIRDAYGRIATSKVQSYEADNSTNAREFEELPKGSTFEQVLNKLTQLTGAKLDNALKDLGIDVSALSEERKKTLLKEEFVSKTMTSAIGSMSGLVPVQTIITQRRGEYDVGVIAIVSNKTRQLAKDMALSRQSAIKGKGKFVSEYLPKEDKGFLNEYGIRLVYDEKGAPVILSYGNWGYVNDASNTKKTNILEDRAKDTAMTMADAAIIEFINTNLSLKDEKTTGDSYEEIIKQSININDGSTQEQMQNITNIIDKVNSKVKTSSSGKIRGIRTLKKWNYTSENGVEHVGVVRFYSYDNLANFNETLNQKSNTNKDNNKKSSNIQRSSNVINSMDDF, translated from the coding sequence ATGAAAAAATTATTATTTATCGCTTCATTGGTAGCAGCAAGTTTGCTTTATGCGCAAGGATCAAAACCCATTGAAATTTCCCAGCAAGATATTAATACACAAAATGAAATGTCAGATGCTAGCACTAAGGATATTACGCCAAAATCTTTGGATGATTTTTTTGAAGAATTTGCAGATAATTATGATATAGAATATGGTATCACCAAAGATGGCAAAACTTTCTATACGGGAAAAAGTACTGTTGCTGTTAGTGATAATGATCCGCAGTTTGCACAAGCTTTACAGAATGCTTATCAAAAAGCAATGCTTAATTTGCAAACCGAATTTATAAGAGATGCTTATGGACGAATTGCAACAAGTAAAGTGCAAAGTTATGAAGCTGATAATTCAACTAATGCTAGAGAATTTGAAGAGCTTCCAAAAGGAAGTACTTTTGAACAGGTTTTAAATAAATTGACCCAATTAACCGGAGCAAAACTTGATAATGCCTTAAAAGATTTAGGTATTGATGTAAGTGCTTTGAGTGAAGAGAGGAAAAAGACTTTACTAAAAGAAGAATTTGTTAGTAAAACAATGACAAGTGCTATTGGCTCGATGAGTGGGCTTGTTCCGGTGCAAACCATAATCACACAAAGAAGAGGCGAGTATGATGTGGGTGTCATTGCTATAGTGTCCAATAAAACGCGCCAATTGGCTAAAGATATGGCTTTGTCGCGTCAAAGTGCCATTAAGGGCAAAGGTAAATTTGTCAGTGAATATTTGCCAAAAGAAGATAAAGGTTTTTTAAATGAGTATGGTATTCGTTTGGTTTATGATGAGAAAGGTGCTCCTGTTATTTTAAGTTATGGAAATTGGGGTTATGTAAATGATGCAAGCAATACTAAAAAGACGAATATTTTAGAAGATAGAGCCAAAGATACTGCTATGACTATGGCGGATGCAGCTATTATTGAATTTATTAACACCAATTTAAGTCTTAAAGATGAGAAAACAACAGGTGATAGCTATGAGGAAATTATTAAGCAAAGTATTAATATCAATGATGGTTCCACTCAAGAGCAAATGCAAAATATTACAAATATTATTGATAAAGTTAATAGCAAAGTAAAAACAAGCTCAAGTGGAAAGATTCGCGGCATTCGCACTCTTAAAAAATGGAATTATACTAGCGAAAATGGCGTAGAGCATGTTGGCGTTGTTAGATTTTATTCTTATGACAATTTGGCAAATTTTAATGAAACTTTAAACCAAAAGTCAAATACCAATAAAGATAATAATAAAAAATCTTCCAATATACAAAGAAGTTCTAACGTAATTAATAGTATGGATGATTTTTAA